A genomic stretch from Falco cherrug isolate bFalChe1 chromosome 1, bFalChe1.pri, whole genome shotgun sequence includes:
- the NDUFAF8 gene encoding NADH dehydrogenase [ubiquinone] 1 alpha subcomplex assembly factor 8 translates to MSGRGVWLRARARLRRFPALLAGCGEQAAAYGRCVAAAAAGPAELRRDTCLQEFRALQDCFSRAAKAT, encoded by the exons ATGTCGGGCCGCGGCGTGTGGCTGCGGGCGCGGGCGCGGCTGCGGCGCTTCCCCGCGCTGCTGGCGGGCTGCGGGGAGCAG GCGGCGGCCTACGGACGGTgcgtggcggcggcggcggcggggccggcggagCTGCGGCGGGACACCTGCCTGCAGGAGTTCCGGGCGCTGCAGGATTGCTTCTCCCGGGCG GCGAAGGCGACATGA
- the TEPSIN gene encoding AP-4 complex accessory subunit tepsin — protein MAAPLRDRLSFLSRLPVLLRGTADDDVPCPGYLFEEIAKISHESPGSSQCLLEYLLRRLQSSSCRVKLKVLKILLHTCAQGSPQFVLQLKRNACFIREAAVFTGPPDPLHGNSLNQKVRAAAQDLASILFSDTPLPQPAALPARSLPPVGMGSSPSPCSSLQGFGFSSEKNVSTSKGEALISTIQRAAEAVAHAVLPSPEGPRPCHRELHEDAYQPVRAPSPARSPAGTVKPPAATAAHSTRVSHQPGLAGGGWEEADSGHSSQDSSQGNGELSRTSDSCSKSGSDSQSGASRELAHVAERVDADSLGDCVQEVSLVSALTRGARVFLTGEEAQHFVKECGLLNCEVVLELLGRALEDPSDTVRMRSMCAISSLMCSDLLSLEQILAGTRQHLQQLSHGSPGPVANRATKILRQFEALCSGQTPPTACPGAEPRALALVSAPGTGDLLAGIAPLGGEGILTPLSLASPPAAAETPAQRGAAGLGCTCGGPGTAGAAEPPCSPSLFAGMELVARPGAERGPPEPVPPQPRDARAGAGSRGQRSAFAFLNM, from the exons ATGGCGGCGCCGTTGAGAGACCGGTTGAGTTTTCTGAGCCGG ctgcCGGTGCTGCTGAGAGGCACGGCAGACGACGACGTCCCCTGCCCCGGGTACCTCTTTGAGGAGATCGCCA AGATCTCCCACGAGTCGCCCGGCAGCAGCCAGTGCCTGCTGGAGTACCTGCTCCGCcggctgcagagcagctcctgccgcGTCAAGCTGAAG GTGCTGAAGATCCTGCTGCACACATGTGCCCAGGGCTCCCCCCAGTTTGTCCTGCAGCTGAAGCGGAATGCCTGCTTCATCCGGGAGGCAGCAG TGTTCACTGGGCCCCCAGACCCCCTCCATGGCAACAGCTTGAACCAGAAGGTCCGGGCAGCCGCACAG GACTTGGCCAGCATTCTCTTTTCGGACACGCCACTGCCCCAACCTGCTGCACTGCCTGCCCGTTCCCTGCCTCCCGTGG GCatgggctccagccccagcccctgcagctcctTGCAAGGATTTGGCTTCAGCAGTGAGAAAAACGTCTCCA CTTCGAAGGGGGAAGCCCTGATCAGCACCATCCAGCGAGCAGCGGAAGCAGTGGCCCACGCCGTCCTCCCCTCCCCGGAGGGGCCCCGGCCTTGCCACAGGGAGCTCCACGAGGACGCCTACCAGCCCGTGAGAGCCCCCTCACCGGCCAGGAGCCCGGCTGGGACTGTGAAGCCaccagcagccactgcagcccacagcaCCCGAG tgAGCCACCAGCCGGGGCTGGCCGGGGGCGGCTGGGAGGAGGCAGACAGTGGGCACAGCTCCCAGGACTCCTCGCAGGGGAACGGCGAGCTGAGCCGCACCTCGGACTCCTGCAGCAAATCAGGCAGCGACAGCCAGTCCGGGGCCAGCCGGGAGCTGGCCCATGTGGCTGAGAG GGTGGACGCTGACAGCCTGGGCGACTGCGTGCAGGAGGTGAGCCTTGTGTCGGCGCTGACCCGCGGTGCCAGGGTCTTCCTCACCGGGGAGGAAGCACAGCACTTCGTCAAGGA GTGCGGGCTGCTGAACTGCGAGGTGGTGCTGGAGTTGCTTGGCCGTGCGCTGGAGGACCCCAGTGACACCGTCCGCATG CGGTCCATGTGCGCCATCTCGTCCCTCATGTGCTCCGACCTGCTCTCCCTGGAGCAGATCCTCGCCGGCACAcggcagcacctgcagcagctcagccacgGCAGCCCCGGTCCTGTTGCCAACCGGGCAACAAAG ATCCTGCGGCAGTTCGAGGCACTCTGCAGTGGCCAGACCCCCCCGACGGCGTGCCCAGGTGCGGAGCCCCGCGCCCTCGCCCTGGTCTCAGCCCCGGGCACCGGTGACCTGCTGGCGGGCATCGCCCCCCTGGGCGGCGAGGGCATCCTCACCCCGCTGAGCCTGGCCTCGCCGCCCGCGGCAGCGGAGACCCCCGCGCAACGCGGGGCCGCGGGACTGGGCTGTACCTGCGGGGGACCTGGCACGGCGGGTGCTGCTgagcccccctgcagcccgtcCCTCTTCGCGGGCATGGAGCTGGTGGCACGGCCGGGCGCAGAGCGGGGCCCCCCCGAGCCGGTGCCGCCGCAGCCGCGGGACGCACGGGCGGGCGCCGGGAGCCGCGGGCAGCGCTCGGCCTTCGCCTTCCTCAACATGTAG